The Georgenia faecalis genome includes a window with the following:
- the hemC gene encoding hydroxymethylbilane synthase codes for MSTSPLRIGTRASELALTQTQMVADALAAASGRDVELVRVRTEGDVSTASLASLGGTGVFAAALREALLAGRCDLAVHSLKDLPTADVPGLVVGAVPERADHRDALCARDGHTLVGLPLGARVGTGSPRRAAQLRLARGDLEVVDIRGNVGTRLARVGADLDAVVLARAGLARLGRLDPVTEAFDPDVMLPAPGQGALAVECRAEDLPGPTGDALRAIDHAPTRLAVVAERTLLAALEAGCAAPVAAWAHLVPGTARLELRAGVFDPAGTRRLLRTESADVPDDPASALDVAARLGRSAADALLADGAAEVAGLPQPEAAGRRPVPGVPDAR; via the coding sequence GTGAGCACCTCCCCCCTGCGCATCGGCACCCGGGCCAGCGAGCTCGCCCTCACCCAGACGCAGATGGTCGCCGACGCGCTCGCGGCCGCCAGCGGGCGCGACGTGGAGCTCGTCCGGGTGCGCACCGAGGGGGACGTGTCCACCGCCTCCCTCGCCAGCCTCGGGGGTACGGGCGTGTTCGCCGCGGCCCTGCGCGAGGCACTGCTCGCCGGGCGGTGCGACCTCGCGGTGCACTCCCTCAAGGACCTGCCCACCGCGGACGTCCCCGGCCTCGTCGTCGGCGCCGTGCCGGAGCGCGCCGACCACCGCGACGCCCTCTGCGCCCGGGACGGGCACACCCTCGTCGGGCTGCCCCTCGGCGCCCGCGTGGGCACCGGGTCCCCGCGCCGTGCCGCCCAGCTGCGCCTGGCGCGCGGTGACCTCGAGGTCGTCGACATCCGCGGCAACGTGGGGACCCGGCTGGCCCGGGTGGGCGCCGACCTCGACGCCGTCGTCCTCGCGCGCGCCGGCCTCGCCCGGCTCGGCCGGCTGGACCCCGTCACCGAGGCGTTCGACCCCGACGTCATGCTCCCCGCCCCGGGGCAGGGAGCCCTCGCCGTCGAGTGCCGCGCCGAGGACCTTCCCGGGCCCACCGGCGACGCCCTGCGCGCCATCGACCACGCCCCCACCCGCCTCGCCGTCGTCGCGGAGCGGACGCTGCTCGCGGCCCTCGAGGCCGGGTGCGCCGCGCCCGTCGCCGCGTGGGCGCACCTCGTGCCCGGCACCGCCCGCCTGGAGCTGCGTGCGGGGGTCTTCGACCCGGCCGGCACCCGCCGGCTCCTGCGCACCGAGTCCGCCGACGTGCCGGACGACCCGGCTTCGGCCCTCGACGTCGCCGCCCGGCTGGGGCGCTCCGCCGCGGACGCCCTGCTCGCCGACGGCGCCGCGGAGGTCGCCGGGCTGCCCCAGCCCGAAGCCGCCGGCCGCCGGCCCGTTCCCGGCGTCCCCGACGCGCGATAG
- the hemL gene encoding glutamate-1-semialdehyde 2,1-aminomutase, with protein MTDPMPELFARARAVIPGGVSSPVRAYGSVGGTPRFIASARGPYVTDVAGREYVDLVMSWGPGLLGHAHPEVVAAVQAAAARGLSFGAPTVAEVELAEAVRARVGAVEEVRFVSTGTEATMTAVRLARGATGRDLIVKFAGCYHGHVDALLAEAGSGLATFALPGSAGVPAASAATTIVVPYNDVAALEAVFAERGHEIAAVVTEAAPANMGVVPPAPGFNAALRRLTAEHGALLVLDEVLTGFRVGPAGWWGLEGVADGYTPDLLTFGKVLGGGMPLAALGGRADLLELLAPTGPVYQAGTLSGNPLATAAGLATLRLADTDVYARVDAAARVVADAAGAALEAQGVPHRVQRAGNLFSVMLGEAAARDGVASYAQAQRQDVFRYPPFFHAMLDAGVALPPSLYEAWFLSAAHDDAAIERILAALPGAARAAAAARP; from the coding sequence ATGACCGACCCGATGCCCGAGCTCTTCGCGCGCGCCCGCGCCGTCATCCCCGGCGGGGTGAGCTCACCGGTACGCGCCTACGGCTCCGTGGGCGGCACGCCGCGCTTCATCGCCTCCGCCCGCGGGCCGTACGTCACCGACGTCGCGGGCCGCGAGTACGTCGACCTCGTCATGTCCTGGGGGCCGGGCCTGCTGGGCCACGCGCACCCCGAGGTCGTCGCCGCCGTCCAGGCCGCCGCCGCCCGCGGGCTCTCCTTCGGCGCCCCGACGGTCGCCGAGGTCGAGCTCGCCGAGGCGGTGCGGGCGCGGGTGGGCGCCGTGGAGGAGGTCCGCTTCGTCTCCACGGGGACCGAGGCGACGATGACCGCGGTGCGACTGGCCCGCGGTGCCACCGGGCGCGACCTCATCGTGAAGTTCGCCGGCTGCTACCACGGGCACGTCGACGCCCTCCTGGCGGAGGCGGGCTCCGGCCTGGCGACCTTCGCCCTGCCGGGCTCGGCCGGCGTCCCCGCGGCCAGCGCGGCGACCACGATCGTCGTGCCGTACAACGACGTCGCCGCCCTCGAGGCGGTCTTCGCCGAGCGCGGCCACGAGATCGCCGCCGTCGTCACCGAGGCGGCGCCCGCGAACATGGGCGTCGTGCCCCCCGCCCCGGGGTTCAACGCCGCCCTGCGCCGCCTCACCGCCGAGCACGGGGCGCTCCTCGTCCTCGACGAGGTCCTCACCGGCTTCCGGGTGGGCCCGGCGGGCTGGTGGGGGCTGGAGGGCGTGGCTGACGGCTACACCCCGGACCTCCTCACCTTCGGCAAGGTCCTCGGCGGCGGGATGCCGCTCGCCGCCCTCGGCGGCCGGGCCGACCTGCTCGAGCTGCTGGCCCCGACCGGGCCCGTCTACCAGGCGGGGACCCTGTCCGGGAACCCGCTGGCCACCGCCGCGGGCCTGGCGACGCTGCGGCTGGCCGACACCGACGTCTACGCCCGGGTCGACGCCGCGGCGCGGGTGGTCGCCGACGCGGCCGGGGCCGCGCTGGAGGCTCAGGGGGTGCCCCACCGGGTGCAACGGGCCGGGAACCTCTTCTCCGTCATGCTCGGCGAGGCCGCCGCCCGCGACGGCGTCGCCTCCTACGCCCAGGCCCAGCGCCAGGACGTCTTCCGCTACCCGCCGTTCTTCCACGCGATGCTCG
- the hemB gene encoding porphobilinogen synthase translates to MTPTPLPAERPRRLRSTPAMRWLVTEHRTHPSDLVLPLFVREGIDEPVAIGSMPGVVQHTMDSLRRAAHEAADAGVGGLMLFGVPSVRDAVGSAATDPDGVLNAGLRALVEEVGDALVVMADLCLDEFTDHGHCGLLDGRGGVDNDGTLVRYQEMALAQAATGAHVLGLSGMMDGQVRAVRDALEGAGHTSTAVLAYSAKYATAFYGPFREAVDSQLTGDRATYQMDPANAREGLREATLDLAEGADLVMVKPAMSYLDVLADVARLSPVPVAAYQVSGEYAMIEAAAANGWIDRRRAIEETVLSIRRAGADVVLTYWATELARWLR, encoded by the coding sequence ATGACCCCCACCCCCCTTCCCGCTGAGCGTCCCCGCCGGCTGCGGTCGACGCCGGCGATGCGCTGGCTCGTCACCGAGCACCGCACGCACCCGTCCGACCTCGTCCTGCCCCTGTTCGTGCGCGAGGGCATCGACGAGCCGGTCGCGATCGGGTCCATGCCGGGCGTCGTCCAGCACACCATGGACTCCCTGCGGCGGGCGGCCCACGAGGCGGCCGACGCCGGGGTGGGCGGGCTCATGCTCTTCGGCGTCCCCTCGGTGCGGGACGCGGTGGGTTCCGCGGCCACCGACCCCGACGGCGTCCTCAACGCCGGGCTGCGGGCGCTCGTGGAGGAGGTCGGCGACGCGCTCGTCGTCATGGCGGACCTGTGTCTCGACGAGTTCACCGACCACGGCCACTGCGGGCTCCTCGACGGGCGCGGCGGCGTGGACAACGACGGCACACTCGTGCGGTACCAGGAGATGGCGCTCGCCCAGGCCGCGACCGGCGCCCACGTCCTCGGCCTCAGCGGGATGATGGACGGGCAGGTGCGGGCGGTGCGCGATGCGCTCGAGGGGGCGGGCCACACCAGCACAGCTGTGCTGGCGTACTCGGCGAAGTACGCCACGGCGTTCTACGGGCCCTTCCGGGAGGCGGTCGACTCCCAGCTCACCGGCGACCGGGCGACCTACCAGATGGACCCGGCCAACGCCCGCGAGGGGCTGCGCGAGGCCACCCTCGACCTCGCCGAGGGCGCCGACCTCGTCATGGTCAAGCCCGCCATGAGCTACCTCGACGTCCTCGCCGACGTCGCCCGCCTCTCGCCGGTGCCCGTCGCCGCGTACCAGGTCTCCGGCGAGTACGCGATGATCGAGGCCGCGGCGGCGAACGGCTGGATCGACCGCCGCCGGGCCATCGAGGAGACCGTCCTCAGCATCCGCCGGGCGGGGGCGGACGTCGTCCTCACCTACTGGGCCACCGAGCTGGCCCGCTGGCTGCGCTGA
- a CDS encoding uroporphyrinogen-III synthase: protein MPRTDPDDAVVAAVRAAGGEALPVALVRTVPAPGLDDALDALVRGEHAWLALTSPRAVAVLAGGAAARGIALGALTARVAAVGPGTAAALRGAGARVDLVPAGRSSAADLLAAWPVPPAGRVLVPRSALAGPTLVDGLRARGWEVDDVVAYTTVPAPADPGAAAELRAGRVDVVLLTSGSTAAALLERYGPPGAVVVAIGEPTARAARGLGLRVDAVAHEQTPAGLVRAAAAALTSQPTDPRERP from the coding sequence GTGCCGCGGACGGACCCCGATGACGCCGTCGTCGCCGCCGTGCGCGCCGCGGGCGGCGAGGCGCTGCCCGTCGCCCTGGTCCGGACCGTGCCCGCACCCGGCCTCGACGACGCCCTGGACGCCCTCGTCCGCGGGGAGCACGCCTGGCTCGCGCTGACGAGCCCGCGCGCGGTCGCCGTGCTCGCCGGCGGGGCGGCCGCCCGGGGGATCGCCCTCGGTGCGCTCACCGCCCGCGTCGCCGCCGTCGGGCCGGGGACCGCCGCCGCGCTGCGCGGCGCCGGCGCGCGCGTCGACCTCGTCCCGGCGGGGCGCTCGAGCGCCGCCGACCTCCTCGCCGCCTGGCCCGTGCCGCCGGCCGGCCGGGTGCTCGTGCCGCGCTCCGCGCTCGCCGGCCCCACCCTCGTCGACGGCCTGCGCGCGCGCGGCTGGGAGGTCGACGACGTCGTCGCCTACACCACCGTGCCCGCCCCGGCCGACCCCGGGGCCGCCGCCGAGCTGCGCGCGGGACGGGTCGACGTCGTGCTGCTCACCTCGGGCAGCACCGCCGCCGCCCTCCTCGAGCGCTACGGGCCGCCCGGGGCAGTGGTCGTCGCCATCGGCGAGCCCACCGCCCGCGCCGCCCGCGGCCTCGGCCTGCGGGTCGACGCCGTCGCGCACGAGCAGACCCCCGCGGGGCTTGTGCGGGCGGCCGCCGCAGCCCTCACCTCGCAGCCCACTGATCCCAGGGAGAGACCATGA